One segment of Yersinia kristensenii DNA contains the following:
- the chbR gene encoding transcriptional regulator ChbR, protein MKVNKMEVRLVREKDFFNGKEFHLFIYNKTESATGLHQHDYYEYTLILTGMCYQDINGKRVFLERGDFVFIPMGSHHQSFYDFGATRILNVGIRKSFFEEHYFHLLSRPIVASQAYRLKGDFLSYIESAISAPHFREDELTELVELLTFYVTNRISHYKETEVNDDIPLWLKTSIDKMHDKSMFGEKALVNMIELSGKTQEYLTRATRRYYQKTPMQIINEIRVNFAKTQLEMTNYLVSDIAFEAGYSDTTLFIKNFKKLTSFTPGNYRKKFNCVRDGLSD, encoded by the coding sequence GTGAAGGTAAATAAGATGGAAGTCAGATTAGTACGCGAAAAAGACTTTTTTAACGGAAAAGAGTTCCATCTGTTTATTTATAACAAAACGGAGAGTGCAACCGGCTTACATCAGCATGATTATTATGAATATACCCTGATATTAACTGGCATGTGTTATCAAGACATTAATGGCAAACGTGTCTTTTTAGAGCGTGGCGATTTTGTTTTTATCCCCATGGGTTCCCATCACCAAAGTTTCTATGACTTTGGCGCTACGCGAATTCTAAATGTTGGGATCAGAAAATCTTTCTTTGAAGAGCACTATTTCCATTTGCTCTCCAGACCTATCGTTGCCTCACAAGCCTATCGGCTAAAAGGTGATTTTCTTTCTTATATTGAATCAGCGATTTCTGCGCCGCACTTTAGAGAAGATGAATTAACCGAGTTAGTTGAGCTGCTGACTTTTTATGTCACCAACCGCATTAGTCATTATAAAGAGACTGAGGTTAATGACGATATTCCGCTGTGGTTAAAAACCAGTATCGACAAAATGCATGACAAATCGATGTTTGGCGAAAAAGCACTGGTGAATATGATTGAGCTTTCGGGCAAAACTCAAGAGTACCTGACTCGCGCGACCCGGCGTTATTACCAGAAAACGCCAATGCAAATTATTAATGAAATCAGAGTTAATTTTGCCAAAACCCAGCTTGAAATGACGAATTACTTAGTTTCAGATATTGCCTTTGAAGCAGGTTACAGCGATACCACGTTATTTATTAAAAACTTCAAAAAACTCACCTCTTTTACGCCAGGGAACTACCGCAAAAAATTCAACTGCGTCAGAGATGGTTTATCCGATTAG
- the chbA gene encoding PTS N,N'-diacetylchitobiose transporter subunit IIA produces the protein MFDLDKIVDDVQPTDELEDVVMGLIINAGQARSLAYKALKQAKTGDFAQAEELMAQSRMALNEAHLVQTQLIEADQGEGKTRVTLVLVHAQDHLMNAMLARELIAELIELHQKVS, from the coding sequence ATGTTTGATTTAGATAAAATCGTTGATGATGTTCAACCTACCGATGAACTGGAAGATGTCGTGATGGGGTTGATTATCAACGCAGGGCAGGCCCGGAGTTTGGCCTATAAAGCGTTGAAACAGGCTAAAACAGGTGATTTTGCTCAAGCGGAAGAGCTGATGGCACAATCGCGCATGGCGCTGAACGAAGCCCATTTGGTACAGACTCAGCTTATTGAAGCCGATCAAGGTGAAGGGAAAACCCGAGTCACATTGGTATTGGTGCATGCTCAGGATCATTTAATGAACGCGATGTTAGCTCGTGAGTTAATTGCAGAGTTGATCGAATTACATCAAAAGGTAAGCTGA
- a CDS encoding glycoside hydrolase family 1 protein translates to MKYQFPEDFWWGSATSATQSEGASLQDGKSQNIFDYWYDMAPERFHGQIGPENTSTFYDNYRQDILLLKALGHNTFRTSISWSRLIPSGDGELNPKAVTFYNAVIDSLLANGITPFINLYHFDMPLCMQEKGGWESRAVVDAYAHYAKICFTLFGDRVKHWFTFNEPVVPVEAGYLNDLHYPCVVDFGRAVTVAYHSVLAHAKAVEKYRELKQGGEIGIILNLTPTYPRSDSAPDQMAANRADLLLNRSFLDPVTKGVYPDELIALLREHDLLPQIESDDCQLITKGVIDLLGVNYYQPRRVKAKDIPTPQGQVKTPEDLFSFYEMPGRKINPHRGWEIYEKGLYDILTDLKQNYGNIPCYISENGMGVEGEEQFITPSGQVDDQYRIEFIREHLKWLHQALQEGSHCKGYHLWTFIDCWSWLNAYKNRYGLVRLNIADQSRVIKKSGYWFANVARQNGFN, encoded by the coding sequence GTGAAATATCAATTTCCCGAGGATTTTTGGTGGGGTAGTGCCACTTCTGCAACCCAATCTGAAGGGGCGTCATTGCAGGATGGCAAGAGCCAGAATATTTTCGATTATTGGTATGACATGGCACCAGAACGTTTTCATGGCCAAATTGGCCCGGAAAACACCTCCACCTTTTACGATAATTACCGGCAGGATATCTTGCTGTTAAAAGCCTTGGGGCATAACACGTTCAGGACATCGATTTCATGGTCGAGACTGATCCCAAGTGGTGACGGTGAGCTTAATCCCAAAGCCGTCACCTTTTATAATGCGGTCATTGATTCCTTACTGGCGAACGGGATTACGCCGTTTATCAACCTCTACCATTTTGATATGCCACTGTGCATGCAAGAAAAAGGGGGCTGGGAAAGTCGCGCAGTGGTAGATGCCTATGCGCACTATGCCAAAATCTGTTTTACCTTATTTGGTGACCGAGTAAAACACTGGTTTACCTTTAACGAACCCGTGGTGCCAGTTGAAGCAGGCTACCTGAACGACTTACATTATCCTTGCGTGGTAGATTTTGGCCGCGCGGTAACGGTGGCCTACCATAGTGTCTTGGCTCATGCCAAAGCGGTTGAAAAATATAGGGAACTGAAGCAAGGCGGTGAGATTGGTATCATTTTGAACCTCACCCCGACCTATCCTCGTTCCGACAGCGCACCCGACCAGATGGCCGCAAATCGTGCTGATTTATTGCTTAACCGTAGCTTCCTCGATCCCGTCACTAAAGGTGTTTACCCTGACGAACTGATTGCGTTGCTGCGCGAGCACGACTTATTGCCGCAGATTGAATCTGATGATTGCCAACTTATTACTAAGGGTGTCATCGATTTATTAGGGGTTAATTATTACCAGCCAAGGCGGGTCAAAGCAAAAGATATCCCGACTCCTCAGGGGCAGGTGAAAACGCCGGAAGACTTATTTAGTTTTTATGAGATGCCGGGGCGGAAAATTAACCCGCATCGTGGTTGGGAAATTTATGAAAAAGGGCTGTATGACATTCTGACAGACCTGAAACAGAATTATGGCAATATTCCTTGTTATATCTCTGAGAATGGCATGGGTGTTGAGGGCGAAGAGCAATTTATCACTCCATCCGGTCAAGTTGATGATCAATATCGCATCGAGTTTATTCGCGAACATCTAAAATGGTTGCATCAAGCATTACAAGAGGGCAGTCATTGCAAAGGCTATCATCTGTGGACTTTTATTGATTGCTGGTCTTGGCTTAATGCTTATAAAAATCGTTATGGATTAGTGCGATTGAATATCGCAGATCAGTCGCGAGTCATAAAGAAAAGTGGTTATTGGTTTGCGAATGTTGCAAGGCAAAACGGCTTTAATTAA
- the chbC gene encoding PTS N,N'-diacetylchitobiose transporter subunit IIC has protein sequence MSAFINSLERAILPFAIKIGKQQHINAIKNGFIRLMPLTLTGAMFVLINNVFLSFGEGSFFFSMGIRLDADTITTLNGFKAIGGNVYNGTLGIMSLMTPFFISMALAEEKKIDPLASGLLAIAAFMTVTPYSVGDAYAVGANWLGGANIISGIIIGLVVAEVFAFIVRRNWVIRLPDSVPTSVSRSFSALIPGFIILSIMGVIAYTLGLHGTNFHQIIMDTISTPLSKMGSVVGWVYVVSISILWFFGIHGAMALSALESGIMMPFALENVATYTQYGSVAAALAAGKEFHMWAKPFVDSYIFLGGTGATLGLVIAIFIGSRREDYRQVAKLGAPASIFQINEPILFGLPVIMNPLFFIPFILVQPILAIITSIAYYTGLIPPITNIAPWTMPVGLGAFFNTNGSIAALLLSLFNLGVATLIYLPFVIIANKAQTAIDSEVQSEEEIADSLKF, from the coding sequence GTGAGCGCATTTATTAATTCTCTGGAAAGGGCCATATTGCCCTTCGCCATTAAAATTGGCAAACAGCAACATATTAATGCCATCAAAAATGGGTTTATCCGGCTGATGCCGTTAACCCTGACGGGTGCCATGTTTGTTCTTATTAATAACGTTTTCTTAAGTTTTGGTGAAGGGTCGTTCTTTTTCTCGATGGGTATTCGTCTGGATGCAGATACCATCACCACGCTCAATGGTTTTAAAGCAATCGGTGGCAACGTTTATAATGGTACCCTCGGGATCATGTCGTTAATGACGCCATTCTTTATCAGCATGGCCCTGGCGGAAGAGAAAAAAATCGATCCTCTGGCTTCGGGACTGTTGGCGATTGCTGCCTTTATGACCGTGACCCCATACAGTGTTGGCGACGCCTATGCGGTGGGCGCTAATTGGTTAGGTGGCGCGAATATCATATCCGGTATCATTATCGGCTTGGTAGTAGCAGAAGTCTTTGCCTTTATCGTGCGCCGTAACTGGGTTATCCGCTTACCCGATAGTGTGCCGACGTCAGTGTCCCGTTCTTTCTCAGCACTGATCCCTGGCTTTATTATTCTGTCCATTATGGGCGTGATTGCTTATACCCTTGGGCTACATGGCACCAACTTCCACCAGATTATTATGGACACCATTTCGACTCCATTGTCTAAAATGGGCAGTGTCGTGGGATGGGTGTATGTGGTAAGCATTTCAATATTGTGGTTCTTCGGGATACACGGTGCGATGGCATTATCTGCACTGGAAAGTGGCATTATGATGCCATTTGCGTTGGAAAACGTGGCGACCTATACCCAATATGGCTCGGTTGCGGCGGCATTGGCTGCTGGCAAAGAATTCCATATGTGGGCCAAACCTTTTGTTGATTCCTATATCTTCCTCGGCGGAACTGGGGCAACACTTGGGCTGGTTATTGCTATCTTTATTGGTTCCCGCCGTGAAGATTATCGTCAGGTGGCAAAACTGGGCGCACCGGCAAGTATTTTCCAAATTAACGAACCGATTCTGTTTGGCTTACCGGTTATTATGAACCCGCTGTTCTTCATTCCGTTTATTCTGGTTCAACCGATATTAGCCATTATTACTTCCATTGCTTATTACACCGGTTTAATTCCACCCATTACCAATATTGCGCCGTGGACCATGCCTGTCGGGTTGGGTGCTTTCTTTAACACCAACGGCAGTATTGCCGCGCTGTTATTAAGTTTGTTCAACCTTGGTGTAGCAACACTGATTTATCTACCGTTTGTGATTATTGCCAATAAAGCGCAAACCGCGATAGACAGTGAAGTTCAAAGCGAAGAAGAAATCGCTGACAGCTTGAAATTCTAA
- a CDS encoding PTS sugar transporter subunit IIB produces MEKKKIYLFCSAGMSTSLLVSKMKVQAEKYEVPVTINAYPEALAAQHGTEADVILLGPQIAYMLPEITKMFPNKPVEVIDSALYGKVDGLGVLKAAVAAIKKSKQ; encoded by the coding sequence ATGGAAAAGAAAAAAATTTATCTGTTTTGCTCTGCTGGTATGTCTACCTCGCTACTAGTTTCCAAAATGAAAGTGCAAGCAGAGAAGTATGAAGTGCCAGTGACTATCAATGCTTACCCGGAAGCACTGGCTGCGCAGCATGGCACAGAAGCAGATGTGATCCTATTAGGGCCGCAAATTGCTTACATGTTGCCAGAAATCACCAAAATGTTCCCTAACAAACCTGTCGAAGTGATCGATTCTGCCTTGTACGGCAAAGTTGATGGTTTAGGGGTATTAAAAGCTGCTGTTGCCGCAATAAAAAAATCAAAACAATAA
- a CDS encoding PQQ-dependent sugar dehydrogenase codes for MTLLGNKTPTFRLRLQLFKLLLLSVFISVPVLAAPTPAVTELQNGLDHPWSLAFLPDDGGILITERSGQLKLWQPGKNLSEPLKGVPAVYAKGQGGLLDVALSPKFAQDRRIYLSFAEEGKDGKAGTAVGYGRLNPQGTAIENFTVFFRQQPKLSTGNHFGGKLAFDEQDHLFITLGENNQRLTAQDLSLHQGKIVRLTLDGKVPKDNPLANQSPARPEIWSYGHRNPQGLALNPWTGVMWENEHGPKGGDEINIPMAGKNYGWPLATHGMNYSGLPIPEAKGTHIEGTEQPVYYWEKSPGISGMAFYNAARFPTWQHSLFIGALAQKELIRLQLDGDKVIAEERLLGDRGERIRDVRIGPDGYVYLLTDESDGKLLKVGLSANN; via the coding sequence ATGACGTTATTGGGAAATAAAACACCGACCTTTCGGCTGCGTTTACAATTATTCAAATTACTCTTACTGAGTGTATTTATCTCGGTACCAGTCCTAGCCGCACCAACCCCCGCAGTGACAGAATTGCAAAATGGGCTAGATCACCCCTGGTCACTGGCCTTTTTGCCGGATGACGGGGGAATTTTGATCACTGAACGTTCCGGGCAACTAAAGTTATGGCAACCAGGAAAAAACCTGTCAGAGCCCTTAAAAGGGGTGCCGGCAGTGTATGCCAAGGGGCAAGGTGGTTTATTGGATGTGGCATTATCACCGAAATTTGCCCAAGATCGCCGTATCTACCTCAGTTTTGCTGAAGAAGGAAAAGACGGAAAAGCGGGAACTGCGGTGGGCTATGGTCGCCTTAATCCGCAAGGAACCGCCATTGAAAACTTCACTGTTTTTTTCCGCCAACAGCCAAAATTATCAACCGGCAATCATTTTGGCGGCAAACTGGCTTTTGATGAACAAGACCATCTGTTTATTACCTTAGGCGAAAATAATCAGCGCCTAACTGCCCAAGACTTGAGCTTGCATCAAGGCAAAATAGTCCGCCTGACCCTCGACGGTAAAGTGCCAAAAGATAATCCCCTCGCCAATCAGTCACCGGCAAGACCAGAAATCTGGTCTTATGGTCATCGCAACCCGCAGGGGTTGGCCCTGAATCCTTGGACCGGTGTGATGTGGGAAAATGAGCATGGCCCTAAAGGTGGGGATGAAATCAATATCCCTATGGCTGGGAAAAACTATGGTTGGCCATTGGCAACGCACGGAATGAACTATTCGGGTTTGCCCATCCCTGAGGCCAAAGGCACCCATATCGAGGGAACTGAACAACCCGTCTATTACTGGGAAAAATCTCCAGGTATCAGTGGGATGGCATTTTATAACGCCGCCCGCTTCCCTACCTGGCAACATTCGCTATTTATCGGTGCATTGGCACAGAAAGAGTTAATTCGCTTACAACTGGATGGCGATAAAGTGATTGCTGAGGAGCGCTTGCTGGGGGATCGCGGCGAACGTATCCGCGATGTGCGCATCGGGCCTGACGGCTATGTTTATCTGTTAACGGATGAGAGTGATGGTAAGTTGTTAAAAGTGGGCCTTTCGGCTAACAACTAG
- the mgrA gene encoding L-glyceraldehyde 3-phosphate reductase, which produces MPYNADPSRYNQMQYRFCGKSGLQLPALSLGLWHNFSFNNTLESQRTLLRKAFDLGITHFDLANNYGPPPGSAEQNFGKLLQDDFKPYRDELIISTKAGYNMWPGPYGAGSSRKYLLASLDQSLKRMGLDYVDIFYSHRVDENTPMEETASALAQAVQSGKALYVGISSYSSERTAKMVELLQQWKIPLLIHQPSYNILNRWVEQTNLLDTLGKHGVGCIAFTPLAQGLLTGKYLNGIPDDSRMKKEAGGSLKENMLSEKNLLSIKRLNELAEQRGQSLAQMALSWLLKDNRVTSVLIGASRPEQLEENCAALGNLSFSAEELRAIDQHVTDGQLNLWQASSDR; this is translated from the coding sequence ATGCCTTATAACGCAGATCCCTCCCGATACAACCAAATGCAATATCGCTTTTGTGGAAAAAGTGGTTTGCAGCTTCCGGCACTGTCACTTGGACTTTGGCATAATTTTAGTTTTAACAATACATTAGAGTCGCAGCGAACCTTGCTGCGCAAAGCTTTTGATCTGGGGATTACCCATTTCGATTTAGCCAATAATTATGGCCCACCACCGGGGTCAGCAGAACAAAATTTTGGTAAGTTATTGCAAGACGATTTTAAGCCCTATCGTGATGAACTGATAATCTCAACCAAAGCGGGTTATAACATGTGGCCTGGCCCCTATGGTGCTGGCAGCTCACGAAAATATCTGCTTGCCAGCTTGGACCAAAGCTTAAAACGGATGGGGCTGGATTATGTGGATATTTTTTATTCCCATCGTGTTGATGAAAATACGCCGATGGAAGAAACCGCGTCGGCATTAGCTCAGGCAGTACAAAGCGGTAAAGCTTTATATGTCGGGATTTCATCCTATTCATCTGAACGGACTGCCAAAATGGTGGAATTATTGCAGCAATGGAAGATTCCACTGCTCATCCATCAGCCTTCCTATAATATTCTTAATCGCTGGGTTGAGCAGACGAATTTATTAGATACTTTGGGTAAACACGGTGTCGGCTGTATTGCTTTTACACCTCTGGCGCAGGGATTATTAACCGGAAAATATCTCAATGGTATTCCGGATGATTCTCGGATGAAGAAAGAAGCTGGCGGCTCGCTGAAAGAAAACATGTTGTCGGAGAAAAATTTGCTCAGCATCAAGCGATTGAATGAATTAGCCGAACAACGTGGACAGTCATTAGCGCAAATGGCCTTAAGCTGGTTATTGAAAGACAACCGCGTCACGTCAGTTTTAATTGGTGCCAGTCGCCCAGAGCAGCTTGAGGAAAATTGTGCCGCACTCGGTAACTTGAGTTTCAGTGCAGAAGAATTACGTGCGATTGATCAGCATGTTACTGATGGGCAGCTCAATTTGTGGCAAGCTTCTTCGGATCGTTAA
- a CDS encoding fluoride efflux transporter FluC: MTAIDVMWVGLGGGIGSLLRWWIGLGVGKIYQGNFPLGTFLINISGAFVIGYLSILFSVDWRDRYGDLINAAVLTGILGGYTTFSSMQLDAAKLSTTRGRAIAAGYLLISVLVGLAAAALGAWLAY, from the coding sequence ATGACTGCAATCGATGTAATGTGGGTTGGGCTAGGTGGAGGGATTGGCTCGCTATTGCGATGGTGGATAGGGCTCGGTGTTGGTAAAATATACCAAGGAAATTTTCCCCTCGGCACTTTTCTCATTAATATTTCGGGTGCATTTGTGATTGGCTATCTAAGCATTCTTTTTAGTGTCGACTGGCGCGACCGTTATGGTGATTTAATTAATGCGGCGGTGTTAACCGGTATTTTAGGTGGCTATACCACTTTTAGCAGTATGCAATTAGATGCGGCAAAATTGTCCACAACCCGGGGCAGAGCCATTGCTGCTGGATATCTGCTTATTTCTGTATTAGTCGGTTTAGCTGCGGCCGCATTAGGTGCATGGCTGGCTTATTGA
- the crcB gene encoding fluoride efflux transporter CrcB, translated as MPNLIILVFIGGAFGAMCREFIMLSVPRLVDGFPMDIFVANIIAAFLLGLATSFFKKGKINQYVHLMVGTGIMGGLSTFSSFVFGAVEMMKTPSGILVSICYLVASLIVGFIAVELGLMVGPKDKPKDPQAAIE; from the coding sequence ATGCCGAATCTTATTATTTTAGTTTTTATCGGGGGTGCTTTCGGTGCTATGTGTCGTGAATTTATCATGCTGTCCGTGCCACGATTGGTAGATGGCTTCCCGATGGATATCTTTGTCGCCAATATCATCGCCGCATTTTTATTAGGGTTAGCGACCTCCTTCTTTAAAAAAGGTAAAATTAACCAATATGTACACTTGATGGTGGGTACCGGTATCATGGGCGGTCTATCGACATTTTCCAGTTTCGTATTTGGTGCTGTCGAAATGATGAAAACCCCGAGTGGCATTTTAGTTTCAATCTGTTATTTAGTTGCCAGCTTGATTGTTGGTTTTATTGCTGTCGAATTGGGTTTAATGGTCGGTCCTAAAGATAAACCCAAAGACCCACAAGCTGCTATTGAATAA
- the kch gene encoding voltage-gated potassium channel protein encodes MKILQEIKTKVSIPLLLAILVAVNGYLVLSPVLFRAFSHSTEAINNFSTWKEALSFLELFEIPRFMIGLLLILMSFSVAMKIRTAWFLTVLLLFTIVAINIFILKDQSKLTTYSLIVVVALLFYWREFDHYSLGSATFFAIASICSLIVYSMLGTLYMGDEFAPAVTDLPTAFYFAIVCMSTVGFGDIIPHTTVARMFTLTVIIAGITVFAASIASIAGPIISNNIKRIVKGRIYHVERKNHFIIVGSNSLALNVYNGLRDRGDDVTVVCPVGSQHSFPPHADVIEGDPSSVETLKLAGAAKAKYIIALCNNDADNTFTILAAKEIAGEGTKTLALVNETQNMKKVKRVNPDMVFSLPLLGSELLVRTLNGDTINNSLITEMFFGNCQKLD; translated from the coding sequence ATGAAAATATTACAGGAAATTAAGACTAAGGTATCGATACCACTTTTGTTGGCTATTTTGGTAGCCGTTAATGGGTATCTGGTGTTAAGCCCAGTGCTGTTCCGGGCGTTCTCTCATTCAACAGAGGCGATAAACAATTTCAGTACTTGGAAGGAGGCGTTAAGTTTTCTTGAATTATTTGAAATTCCGAGATTTATGATCGGTCTGCTATTGATATTGATGTCATTTTCCGTCGCGATGAAAATCCGTACAGCATGGTTTCTTACGGTATTATTGTTATTTACTATTGTTGCTATCAATATCTTTATTCTGAAAGATCAGAGTAAACTGACGACTTATTCCCTTATTGTTGTTGTCGCTTTACTATTTTATTGGCGTGAGTTTGATCATTATAGTCTCGGAAGTGCAACATTCTTTGCGATCGCGAGTATTTGTTCATTAATCGTCTATAGCATGTTGGGTACATTATACATGGGCGATGAGTTCGCACCGGCAGTGACCGATTTACCCACTGCGTTCTATTTCGCGATTGTTTGTATGTCCACTGTGGGGTTCGGGGATATTATTCCGCATACCACTGTAGCGAGAATGTTCACTCTCACGGTGATTATTGCAGGTATTACTGTCTTTGCGGCTTCGATTGCTTCGATTGCCGGCCCGATAATCAGTAATAATATTAAACGCATAGTTAAAGGTAGGATTTATCACGTGGAACGTAAAAATCATTTTATTATTGTCGGTTCCAATTCTTTGGCACTCAATGTCTATAATGGACTGCGTGACCGGGGTGATGATGTTACTGTTGTTTGCCCGGTTGGTAGCCAACACAGTTTTCCTCCACATGCGGATGTTATCGAGGGCGATCCCTCTTCGGTAGAAACATTAAAACTTGCGGGTGCCGCCAAGGCAAAATATATTATTGCCTTGTGCAACAATGATGCCGACAACACCTTTACTATTCTCGCGGCAAAAGAAATTGCTGGTGAGGGGACGAAAACATTGGCGTTAGTCAATGAAACACAGAATATGAAGAAAGTGAAACGGGTTAATCCTGATATGGTGTTCTCACTGCCATTATTAGGCAGTGAACTGCTGGTCAGAACCTTAAATGGTGATACAATCAATAACTCTCTTATTACCGAAATGTTCTTTGGTAATTGCCAGAAATTAGATTAA
- the hdeB gene encoding acid-activated periplasmic chaperone HdeB codes for MSYKSLRNIALTGLLLSAAATTFAATTSATATTPSDMTCKEFLDLNPKSFTPVVYWVLNDDTQYKKGDYVDLHETDTIVTPKVVEVCKKAPESKLSEIKQDILGFAKKHM; via the coding sequence ATGTCCTACAAATCACTTCGTAATATTGCATTGACTGGTTTATTACTTTCCGCTGCCGCAACCACCTTTGCAGCAACCACTAGCGCAACAGCGACTACCCCGAGTGATATGACCTGCAAAGAATTCCTGGATCTGAATCCTAAGTCATTTACTCCTGTAGTTTATTGGGTATTAAATGATGATACTCAATATAAGAAAGGTGATTATGTTGATTTACATGAGACTGACACTATCGTGACACCGAAAGTAGTGGAAGTTTGTAAGAAAGCACCTGAAAGTAAACTTTCTGAAATTAAACAGGATATTTTAGGTTTTGCTAAGAAACACATGTGA
- a CDS encoding HoxN/HupN/NixA family nickel/cobalt transporter codes for MTTGIEKRSAFGNQQTKRRAIYLLIGLLVINGLAWVWAFTEFNDNAVLMGMAFLAYSFGLRHAVDADHIAAIDNVTRKLMQQGKTPIAVGTFFSLGHSTIVILASLAIAATAMAFKNNMAWFHETGGLIGTLVSSLFLLLFGFLNLTILISVYKKFKQVKAGYVYKDEELDLLVTNNGGFLARIFKRVFNMVNKSWHMYPVGFLFGLGFDTATEIGVLGISAASATHGMNLWSIMVFPILFASGMALIDSLDNFVMIGAYGWAFSKPVRKLYYNITITAASVIIAFFIGGIEALGLIADKLNLTGGIWTPINNISENLGEIGYWIIGMFVLCWIISAVNYYIRGYDKLSITR; via the coding sequence ATGACGACTGGGATAGAGAAACGGAGTGCTTTTGGCAATCAGCAAACTAAACGCCGAGCCATTTATTTATTAATTGGTTTACTGGTTATTAATGGCTTGGCATGGGTTTGGGCTTTTACTGAATTTAACGATAATGCGGTGTTGATGGGGATGGCATTTCTGGCCTATAGCTTTGGTTTGCGTCATGCCGTTGATGCTGACCATATTGCTGCCATTGATAATGTCACCCGTAAACTGATGCAACAGGGGAAAACGCCGATTGCGGTGGGAACATTTTTCTCCCTCGGTCATTCGACCATTGTTATATTAGCATCACTCGCCATCGCCGCGACGGCGATGGCATTTAAAAACAATATGGCGTGGTTCCACGAAACCGGTGGTTTAATTGGTACACTGGTTTCCTCCCTGTTTTTATTGTTATTTGGTTTCCTCAATTTAACCATCCTGATTTCAGTCTATAAAAAATTTAAACAGGTCAAAGCAGGGTATGTCTATAAAGACGAAGAACTTGATCTGCTGGTGACTAATAATGGGGGATTCTTGGCCAGAATATTCAAGCGTGTGTTTAACATGGTGAATAAAAGTTGGCATATGTACCCCGTTGGTTTTTTATTCGGTTTGGGATTTGATACTGCTACTGAAATTGGGGTTTTAGGGATTTCAGCCGCCAGTGCAACTCATGGTATGAATTTATGGTCAATTATGGTTTTCCCTATTTTATTTGCTTCTGGGATGGCCTTGATCGATTCACTCGATAATTTTGTCATGATAGGTGCTTATGGTTGGGCTTTCTCTAAACCAGTACGGAAATTGTATTACAACATTACTATTACGGCAGCTTCAGTGATCATTGCATTCTTCATTGGGGGGATTGAAGCATTAGGACTCATTGCGGATAAACTTAATCTAACCGGCGGTATTTGGACACCAATAAATAATATCAGTGAAAACTTAGGTGAGATCGGTTACTGGATTATAGGAATGTTTGTACTGTGTTGGATAATTTCTGCAGTTAATTACTATATTCGCGGTTATGATAAATTAAGTATTACTCGGTAG